The stretch of DNA CGCTCTCGGCCCGCATCGCGTCTCGCTCGCGGCAGGCCCTCACCCGCTGATCGAAGAGCGGCTCGGGCGGGCAGGTCCGGGGCCGCTGCTCACGCGCCTGTGGGCCTGGACCACGGCAGACGTGACGCTGGGGTCGGCCCGCTTCGCCCTGCTGCAACTGGAGCGCTAGCGCTCCTCCCGCCCCATCCAGCGAGGGACAGCGATCGGTGGCTGATAGGTCAGGAGCGCCTCGACAGCCTCCTCGGGGTCATCGGTCACGATGAGGAGGCCAGCATGTTCGGGGGCGATGAACCCCTCGTCGATGGCATGGCGGACGCTCGCCAGAAGGTGACGGTAATAATCGCTCGAGTTGAGCAGGACGACCGGCTTGGTGTGGATACCGAGCTGTGCCCAGGTCACGATCTCGAAGAGTTCGTCGAGTGTGCCGAAACCTCCTGGCAGGGCGACGAAGCCATCAGCCAGGTCGGACATGAGGGCTTTGCGCTCGTGCATCGTGCGCACGATGTGGAGGCGCGTGAGGTTGGGGTGGGCGAACTCGCGGGCCATCAGGACTTCCGGGATGACACCGATCACTTCGCCGCCCGCTTCCAGTGCGGCATCGGCGACGACACCCATGAGGCCGATGCTGCCGCCGCCGTAGACGATGCCGATCCCGCGCTCGGCGAGCAGTCGGGCCAGGCGCTGCGCATGCAGCCGGTAAACAGGGCGATTGCCGAGGCGCGATCCACAAAAAACGCAGACACGCTCGAGCGGCACTCTCCGGTCTTCCATCGTTCTCGGGTTCCTTCCGTTTCGGGGGCGCGATGCCCCGGTCCGCTGAGTGTACCCTGCTGATCGCTCTCCTGAAAAGCCGTATCAGGATGCGTTGTCTCCCTAAGCGGATACGAGCATCTGCGAGGCACACGCGCTTTCTGGTAGACTGCGCAGGAGAACGAGGAGGATCGTTCCAGAATGGTGCAGGTCATCGATCCGATCCGCGACCGGGCCGGTCTCGAGCGGAAGCTGGCGACGACGTCCTATCACGTCGATCGGGAGCGTGCGCACATCTGGATCATCGATCCCGATGTCTGTCTCCAGTGCGAGCGGCAGCAATGCATCGTTTGCTGTCCGGCTGCGTGCTACACACCGCTCCCGGATGGCCGGGTCAAGTTCTCCCATGAAGGCTGCGTCGAGTGCGGGACCTGTCGGATCGTCTGTTACGAGTTCCGCAATATCGCCTGGACGTACCCGCGCGGTGGTTTCGGCGTCCAGTACCGGTACGGATGAAGGACGCGCTCCACCCTACCGAGTAGCGTTCGTACCGCGCTGTGTGACACCTGAGCTCGTCCGATCGCCACTGTTTCGACGGCGAGCTGACGCGACGCTCCAGCTCGTCGCGGTGGGTGTGCGACGAGCGGTTACCCCGATCCGATGGTCCTTCGCGATCACGCGCCGTGCGCAAGGCGAGGGTTCCTCCGCGAACGAGTCCTCCGTTCGGTGAGGTAACTCGCAGCTGGTCGGCTCGGAAATGCGACAGCGATGCCCGAGCATGCGCTTCCACTCGTGCGCAGTTGCCAGTGCTCGGCCCGGGAAACGACCCGAGTGGGCGGGCGATGATGCGTCGCTTCCTCACGCACAACATGAGAGGCGCGCGGGATCCTGCTCGACAGCCAGCGCAGCTAAGCGCAGCCCCTCTCCAACCGTGAGGTAGGGGGCGAGATGCTCGCGGAGGTCGGCGAGCGTCAGCCCAGCATGGACAGCCAGAGTCGCTGCTTCGATCAGTTCCCCGGCAGCGCTGGCGAGTGCCTGAACACCCAGTATGCGCCCGCTCTCGGCATCAGCGACCAGGAACACCCCGCCGAACGGTTGCAGCTCGACCCGTTCGCGGGCGATCACGGACGCGGGAGCGAAGCCGGTCACGACCCGATGCCCGCGCGCCTCGGCATCTGCTCGGGTCAGCCCGACGCTGGCCAGCTGGGGCTGCGTGAAGATGACGGCTGGTACGGCATCGAGGCGCAGGATTTGCTGCTCTCCGAGGAGCGCGTTGCGAGCTGCCAGGCGGCCCTGCGCGGCTGCCACATACACGAACTGCGGGCCGAGCGTCACGTCACCCGCGGCGTAGATGCGGGGATTCGTCGTCCGGAGCGTCGGATCGAGTCTGGGGGCTCCCCGAGCGTCGAGTTCCACACCGGCGGCAGCGAGATCGAGGTCGTCCACGTTCGGCCGGCGTCCCGTCGCCACGAGC from Thermomicrobium roseum DSM 5159 encodes:
- a CDS encoding TIGR00730 family Rossman fold protein produces the protein MEDRRVPLERVCVFCGSRLGNRPVYRLHAQRLARLLAERGIGIVYGGGSIGLMGVVADAALEAGGEVIGVIPEVLMAREFAHPNLTRLHIVRTMHERKALMSDLADGFVALPGGFGTLDELFEIVTWAQLGIHTKPVVLLNSSDYYRHLLASVRHAIDEGFIAPEHAGLLIVTDDPEEAVEALLTYQPPIAVPRWMGREER
- a CDS encoding ferredoxin family protein, which gives rise to MVQVIDPIRDRAGLERKLATTSYHVDRERAHIWIIDPDVCLQCERQQCIVCCPAACYTPLPDGRVKFSHEGCVECGTCRIVCYEFRNIAWTYPRGGFGVQYRYG